From a single Leishmania infantum JPCM5 genome chromosome 36 genomic region:
- a CDS encoding putative U1A small nuclear ribonucleoprotein, producing MEFIEVTNVTFPVGVEHTRRTLLRVFERVQSVEDIVVDVREGRAMISFTESSAAQEALISLDGFPLFGRALCLSVSPPPASPIRGYIVSTKPSKYLLVRNTPYLAVVVKLKHIAGVVAVTSAGVNSCFVVAESVEDTKLVKNVLLSHPSRWGTDVLVSYLRRLS from the coding sequence ATGGAGTTTATCGAGGTGACAAATGTAACGTTTCCCGTCGGAGTCGAGCATACTCGGCGCACGCTTTTGCGGGTGTTCGAGAGGGTGCAATCTGTGGAGGACATTGTAGTGGACGTGCGAGAGGGTCGGGCGATGATCTCCTTTACAGAATCGTCGGCGGCACAGGAGGCGTTGATATCGCTCGACGGTTTTCCGCTTTTTGGACGGGCGCTGTGCCTGAGTGTCTCACCTCCCCCGGCTTCACCGATTCGTGGGTACATTGTGTCAACAAAGCCGTCAAAGTATCTTCTCGTGCGCAACACGCCGTAtctggcggtggtggtgaagctGAAGCATATTGCcggtgtcgtcgccgtcacaTCGGCGGGGGTGAACAGTTGCTTTGTCGTGGCAGAGTCTGTTGAGGATACGAAGCTGGTGAAGAATGTACTGCTGTCCCATCCCAGCAGGTGGGGTACTGACGTGTTGGTCTCTTATCTGCGAAGGCTCTCGTGA
- a CDS encoding putative acetyltransferase: MNVVSVQVVSPRHSFCGVAEHTACSLSNHRGTIYLCDSCLCTFAHAGHLQQHLQRCSNAFWIPGDEIYRDEERRLCVFVLDGRKPHCAAMARRICLLSKLFLIDKVTLDDVHFFSFNALFEVDDEGFHFVGYFSKEWMSSSSCVNTLSCVMVLPPFRSKGYGSFLVRLSYEIARLEGMVGTPERPLSKSGNALFRKVWREEVLLAVFALSEQGSPVTLGELSKVSSLIVEDVLVALQDLNVLFSVGKQGPLLVVNASEKLELLKRRLAAEKLYWTSAPS; the protein is encoded by the coding sequence CACCGCGCCACTCTTTTTGTGGTGTGGCTGAGCACACTGCATGTTCGTTGTCCAACCACAGAGGCACCATCTACCTCTGCGATTCGTGCCTGTGCACATTTGCACATGCGGGCCATTTACAGCAGCATCTGCAACGTTGTAGTAATGCATTTTGGATCCCGGGCGATGAGATTTATAGAGACGAGGAGCGTcgtctttgtgtgtttgtgctcgATGGTAGAAAGCCACATTGTGCCGCTATGGCACGACGAATTTGCTTGCTATCAAAACTGTTTCTCATCGACAAGGTGACACTAGATGATGTTCACTTTTTCTCGTTCAATGCGCTGTTCGAGGTCGATGATGAGGGGTTTCACTTTGTGGGCTACTTTAGCAAAGAATGGATGAGCAGCTCTAGTTGTGTGAACACGCTATCGTGCgtgatggtgctgccgcctTTTCGATCAAAAGGCTATGGTAGCTTTCTTGTCCGACTCTCCTATGAAATTGCACGGCTCGAGGGGATGGTCGGCACCCCTGAGCGCCCGCTTAGCAAGAGCGGCAATGCTCTTTTTCGTAAAGTTTGGCgtgaggaggtgctgcttgCCGTGTTCGCGCTCAGTGAACAAGGTTCCCCGGTGACGTTGGGGGAGCTGAGCAAGGTGTCAAGTCTGATTGTCGAAGACGTTCTGGTCGCGCTGCAGGACTTGAATGTTCTTTTTAGCGTCGGTAAGCAAGGGCCCCTCCTTGTGGTTAACGCCTCGGAGAAGCTGGAACTCCTGAAGCGGCGCCTTGCGGCTGAAAAGCTGTATTGGACCAGCGCGCCATCGTGA